From one Rhizobium lentis genomic stretch:
- a CDS encoding oxidoreductase encodes MKVWFITGASRGFGALMTKEALAAGDAVIATARNPETVTAQFGDHPNLLAVALDVTDEAQAKEAAAAGIGRFGRIDVLANNAGYGLLGAVEEATAEEIEKLYATNVFGLLKVTRAVLPYMRRQRSGHILNFSSIGGYFGYPGWGIYGSTKFAVEGLSESMAAELEPFGIKVTIIEPGFFRTDFLSDTSLAVSPASIADYQGTPAGNMRDFAADANHAQPGNPAKLAVGIMTMVDSANPPLRMPFGSDTVAMIEAQHASVEKELAIWRELAVSTDYSRDATAVA; translated from the coding sequence ATGAAAGTCTGGTTCATTACTGGTGCATCCCGCGGCTTCGGCGCGTTGATGACCAAGGAAGCACTCGCAGCCGGCGATGCCGTGATTGCCACTGCCCGTAACCCTGAGACAGTGACCGCGCAGTTTGGCGATCATCCAAACCTGCTTGCCGTTGCCCTCGACGTCACTGACGAGGCTCAGGCGAAAGAGGCGGCAGCTGCCGGCATCGGCCGCTTCGGCCGCATCGACGTTCTCGCCAACAACGCCGGCTACGGCCTGCTCGGCGCCGTCGAGGAAGCCACGGCCGAAGAAATCGAAAAGCTCTACGCCACGAATGTCTTCGGTCTCCTGAAGGTGACACGCGCCGTGCTGCCCTATATGCGCCGCCAGCGCTCCGGTCATATCTTGAACTTCTCCTCGATCGGCGGCTATTTCGGCTATCCCGGCTGGGGCATCTACGGCTCGACGAAATTCGCCGTCGAAGGGCTGTCGGAATCCATGGCCGCCGAACTCGAACCTTTCGGCATCAAGGTGACGATCATCGAACCCGGCTTCTTCCGTACAGATTTTCTTTCGGATACATCGCTGGCGGTCAGCCCGGCCTCCATCGCCGATTACCAAGGCACGCCGGCCGGAAACATGCGCGATTTCGCTGCCGACGCCAATCACGCCCAGCCAGGCAATCCCGCCAAGCTCGCTGTCGGCATCATGACGATGGTCGACTCGGCCAACCCGCCGCTGCGCATGCCATTCGGCAGCGATACGGTTGCGATGATCGAGGCGCAGCATGCGAGTGTCGAAAAGGAACTGGCCATTTGGCGTGAGCTTGCCGTCTCTACGGATTATTCGCGCGATGCAACGGCTGTGGCCTGA